Proteins co-encoded in one Pelobates fuscus isolate aPelFus1 chromosome 5, aPelFus1.pri, whole genome shotgun sequence genomic window:
- the HNRNPM gene encoding heterogeneous nuclear ribonucleoprotein M, which produces MASSALIKVKIQRSIPAKGDEGSVEGSAGSNGAVEESKESSDSGQQNDKRKEKTVKKTSRFEPYNPQKRYRAFISNIPFDVKWQSLKDLVKEKVGEVTYVELLMDDEGKSRGCASVEFKQEDSMKKAVQVLNKHVLNGRPLKVKEDPHGERLRRAAQSIVSQGSIGMSGQGPMGMGGPGPMGMGGPGPMGMPGPMGMGGPGPLGMGPGPAGGNMNIPASILNNPNIPVDVIHALQSGRLGSTVFVANLDYSVGWKKLKEVFGIAGTVMRADILEDKDGKSRGIGTVTYEQAIEAVQAISMFNGQLLFDRPMMVKMDDKAMPKGDMFPADRPPQLPRGLGGIGMGLGPGGIPLDANNLRGSGGGPGGLGMDSMSYGMNKIGLEGPPIGGNGGLNRYGSGMGLGRMNPDIDRGLTAGFDRNELSSLSRGYSDPIDRGLGSGASSLGSTIERLSSAMGRGGVDRVGSDIDRMGLVMDRMGPSSDRIGSGIGSLGMDISTSIDRIVASSLDRMSTGIGYGVDRMGSNMDRVGSSIDRMGSNLDRIGSGIDRVGVGMDRLGSSSLDRMGSGLDRMGPVMDRLPPVDRLSANSLGRVGLDRIGSSSLDRMGAGLGIGSSMGLGMGSNFDRPMDMDHNKFGSNFGGSFGGTGNSRPGAMPRKGCQIFVRNLSFDCTWKMLKDKFNDCGHVVYADIKMENGKSKGCGVVKFESPEVAERACRMMNGTKLGGREIDVRMDRNA; this is translated from the exons ATGGCGTCCAGCGCTCTGATCAAAGTGAAGATCCAGAGGAGCATACCGGCCAAAGGCGATGAAGGATCCGTCGAGGGTTCAGCGGGCAGCAACGGGGCTGTGGAGGAGAGCAAGGAGTCAAG TGATTCAGGACAGCAGAATGATAAGCGCAAGGAGAAGACCGTAAAGAAAACAAGTCGCTTTGAACCCTATAATCCACAGAAACGGTATAGAGCATTCATCTCCAATATTCCCTTTGATGTCAAGTGGCAGTCGCTGAAAGATCTAGTAAAGGAAAAAG TTGGTGAGGTAACATACGTGGAGCTCTTAATGGACGATGAAGGAAAGTCAAGG GGATGTGC TTCTGTGGAGTTTAAACAGGAGGACAGCATGAAGAAAGCTGTACAAGTTCTTAACAAGCATGTTCTCAATGGAAGACCATTAAAAGTCAAGGAA GATCCTCATGGAGAGCGTTTAAGAAGAGCTGCACAAAGCATTGTCTCTCAGGGCTCAATAGGCATGAGTGGTCAAGGTCCAATGGGCATGGGTGGTCCAGGGCCCATGGGTATGGGAGGTCCAGGGCCCATGGGAATGCCTGGACCAATGGGTATGGGCGGTCCCGGACCGTTAGGAATGGGTCCTGGTCCAGCTggtggcaacatgaatatcccaGCCAGCATTCTCAACAACCCTAACATTCCTGTTGATGTGATCCACGCCTTGCAGTCAGGAAGGCTTGGGAGCACAGTCTTTGTTGCAAAT CTTGATTACAGCGTGGGATGGAAGAAGCTGAAGGAAGTATTTGGCATTGCTGGAACTGTGATGCGAGCCGATATATTGGAAGATAAGGACGGAAAGAGCAGAGGGATTGGCACAGTTACCTACGAACAGGCAATTGAGGCAGTCCAGGCAATCT CTATGTTCAATGGCCAGCTGTTATTTGACAGACCTATGATGGTGAAAATG GATGATAAAGCCATGCCAAAAGGAGACATGTTCCCTGCTGATCGCCCTCCACAACTTCCAC GTGGTCTTGGAGGCATTGGGATGGGTCTAGGTCCTGGTGGCATACCGTTGGATGCCAACAATTTAAGAGGTTCAGGTGGAGGTCCTGGTG GTTTGGGCATGGATTCCATGAGCTATGGAATGAACAAAATAG GTCTTGAAGGACCTCCTATTGGTGGAAATGGCGGTCTGAACAGATATGGATCAGGAATGGGACTTGGCAGAATGAATCCTG ACATTGACCGTGGATTGACAGCTGGCTTTGACAGAAATGAACTGAGTTCCTTATCCAGAGGTTACAGTGACCCTATTGATAGAGGGTTAG GTTCTGGAGCAAGCAGTCTTGGTTCCACCATTGAACGACTGAGCTCAGCCATGGGGAGAGGGGGTGTAGACAGAGTAGGATCAGACATTGACCGAATGGGGCTTGTCATGGATCGCATGGGTCCTAGTTCAGATAGGATTGGCTCTGGTATTGGTTCTTTAGGAATGGATATATCCACCAGCATTGATAGAATTGTAGCTTCTAGTTTAGACCGCATGAGTACTGGTATTGGCTATGGTGTGGACAGAATGGGCTCTAATATGGATAGAGTTGGCTCAAGCATAGACAGAATGGGGTCCAATTTGGATCGTATTGGCTCTGGTATAGATAGAGTTGGTGTTGGAATGGACCGTTTGGGTTCCTCATCACTGGATAGAATGGGTTCAGGACTAGATCGTATGGGGCCTGTTATGGACCGATTACCACCAGTTGACCGCTTAAGTGCTAATTCTTTGGGCAGGGTTGGGTTAGATCGCATTGGCTCAAGCTCTTTGGACAGAATGGGTGCAGGTCTGGGGATTGGTTCTAGCATGGGATTAGGGATGGGTTCAAATTTTGACAGGCCTATGGACATGGACCACAACAAGTTTGGAAGCAACTTTGGAGGATCCTTTGGAGGAACTGGCAATTCTCGTCCAGGTGCAATGCCCCGGAAGGGATGTCAAATCTTTGTTCGAAAT TTGTCTTTTGACTGCACATGGAAAATGTTGAAAGACAAGTTCAACGATTGTG GCCATGTTGTGTATGCTGATATAAAGATGGAAAATGGGAAATCCAAAGGCTGTGGTGTGGTGAAATTTGAAAGCCCAGAAGTAGCTGAAAGAGCATGCCGCATGATGAATGGAACCAAACTTGGAGGAAGAGAAATTGATGTCCGAATGGACAGAAATGCGTAG